One genomic segment of bacterium includes these proteins:
- a CDS encoding transposase gives STAALEGTNTKIKLMQRQAYGFRDPEFFKLKIYALHEANYASAG, from the coding sequence CTCGACCGCCGCCCTGGAGGGAACAAACACCAAAATCAAACTCATGCAGAGGCAAGCCTATGGCTTCCGTGACCCCGAGTTCTTCAAGCTAAAGATCTATGCCCTGCACGAGGCCAACTACGCTTCAGCCGGATGA